A single window of uncultured Sunxiuqinia sp. DNA harbors:
- a CDS encoding DUF3365 domain-containing protein, whose translation MKQKLFFSISILISLTLLSCGQRNAKNEMDAEAYSRLLKIGNHISAQAQTSLLSHVSNAMKKGGSLYAVEFCNLQASSITDSLSNHFNCTISRVSDKNRNPENNLKTATDKQLWNWVTQQDAPKDTLVVVKSQAIYYKPIRTAMPACLQCHGPAEGIQPDTYEKLQALYPIDKATGYKLNELRGLWKIELAQEN comes from the coding sequence ATGAAACAAAAACTGTTCTTTTCAATTTCAATCCTAATCAGCTTAACGCTTCTTTCTTGCGGGCAAAGAAACGCTAAAAATGAAATGGATGCAGAAGCTTACTCCAGACTTCTGAAAATCGGCAACCACATTTCGGCACAAGCACAAACCTCCTTACTATCTCATGTTTCCAACGCCATGAAAAAAGGTGGTAGTCTTTATGCGGTGGAATTTTGCAACCTGCAAGCCTCCTCAATTACCGACAGTCTGAGTAATCATTTCAACTGCACAATATCTCGCGTTTCGGATAAGAACCGCAATCCGGAGAATAACTTAAAAACAGCAACAGACAAGCAACTATGGAATTGGGTAACCCAACAAGATGCTCCGAAAGATACGCTGGTTGTGGTTAAATCGCAGGCTATCTACTATAAACCAATCCGAACGGCAATGCCGGCTTGCCTGCAATGTCACGGACCGGCAGAGGGCATTCAGCCTGACACCTATGAAAAGCTGCAAGCACTTTACCCCATCGACAAGGCCACAGGCTACAAATTAAACGAACTCCGGGGATTATGGAAAATTGAGCTTGCTCAGGAAAATTAA